CGGGTCTTTTTTTGGATCAGAAAGACAATGTTCGTGCCTTGGCAAAGTATTTTTCGGGACAACGTCTTCTGGACGCCTTTTCTTACGTGGGGGGATGGTCTGTGGGTGCAGCCCTGGCGAATGCCGCGTCTGTGGTTGGTCTGGACAATTCGATAAACGCACTGGAGTGTTACGAGGAAAACCTTTCTCCTTTCGCTTCCAGGATTTCCGTATCGACAATTCGCGCGGATTTTTTTGACTGGGCCACAAAAGCTCTTCACAAGAGAGAGGAATTTGATGTTGTTGTGTTGGACCCGCCTGCTTTTATCAAAAGCCGGAAGAAAAAGGAGGAAGGACTGAAAGGCTACTACACGGCGAACGAGCTTGCCGCCTCCCTCGTAAGGCCGGGGGGGATCCTTGTGAGCTGTTCCTGTTCTGCTCTCCTGGAGTGGGAAGACCTGTTCGGTATCCTCAGAAATGTGTTGCGTAAAAAAAAGAAGACGGCAAGGCTCATTTATCAGGGACGGGCGGCGGCGGATCATCCGCGTGTCCTGGCGATGCCCGAGACAGACTACCTGAAATGTGTTGCCCTAGTACTTTAGGGGTTTTCCATCCACGGAAGCCCGGATGGCTTGATCCTGCCGGGAGAACCGTCTTTCGTCGTCGTGTGTGTCCGTCAAAGCCGGTCACTCCGGCAGTCGATTGACCATAACGCTTGAGTCAAAGTAGAATGACAAGATTGATCATTTTGTCAGATGAATTCACAGGGAATTTGGCCCCTCTTCACGGAAGGCTTTATGGAAAATCAGACGTCGACCAGTCTCCTTCACATCCGTAACCTCGCGATCATTGCCCATGTTGATCACGGAAAGACCACTCTTGTTGACAAGCTTTTGCAGCAGGGAAATGTCTTCCGGGCAAACGAGCAGGTGGAAGAAAGGGTCATGGATTCGAACCAGCTCGAAAAAGAGCGGGGTATCACGATTCTTGCCAAGAATACCGCCGTTCACTACCTGGACTACAAGATCAATATCGTCGACACCCCCGGACATGCCGATTTTTCCGGAGAAGTCGAACGGATCCTGACCATGGTGGACGGAGTCCTGCTCGTTGTGGATGCCTTTGACGGTCCGATGCCACAGACCCGTTTCGTTCTGAACAAGGCCCTCTCTCTTGGCCTGAAACCCATTGTTGTCCTGAACAAGATAGACCGTTCAGACGCACGCCCTGTCGAAGCCTTGAACGATGTCTTCAATCTCTTCATCGAGCTTGGTGCGACAGATGAGCAAATGGAGTTTCCTGTCGTCTATGCTTCTGCCAAAAAAGGATTTGCAATGCGGGATCTTGCTCAAACCAGTGAAAATCTGATTCCGCTTTTCGAAACCATCATCAGTCATATTCCGCCTCCCGAAGCAGACCTGTCCGGACCTTTTCTGATGCAGGTCACCAGTCTTGAGTATGATTCCTATATTGGTCAGATGGCTTTGGGCCGGGTTGTACGCGGAAAGGTGTCGGTCGGGGAAACCATCGGTCGGGTTGTTGGGGGAGAACTGAAAGAAAAAGGCAAAATTAAAAAGCTGCTTTCTTTTGAAGGCCTTAAAAAAGTTGAAGTCGAAACAGTCCAAGCGGGAGATATTGTTCTTTTAGCCGCATTTCCCGACCTTCGCATCGGGGAAGTCTTGTCCGACGTCAATACGATTGGAGAGCTTCCGCCCATCGAAATTGGTGAACCGACGATCTCGATGGAATTTCTCGTGAACAACTCGCCTTTTGCCGGTCAGGAAGGAAAATTTGTCACGTCCCGGAACCTTCGCGACAGACTTTTTCGGGAAATCAAGTCGAATGTCGCCCTTCGTGTGGAGGAAACCGACAGCCCTGATTCTTTCAAGGTTTCCGGAAGAGGGGAGTTGCATCTCGGCATCCTGATCGAAACAATGCGGCGGGAAGGCTATGAGTTCCAGGTCTCACGACCCAAGGTTCTTTTCAGGGGAGAAGGGGCACAAAGACAGGAACCATACGAGTATCTTGTCATTGATGTTGCCGAGGAATATGTCGGGACCGTTATTGAAAAGCTTGGGCCGAGAAAAGGGGAAATGCTGAACATGGCCCCACAGAAAGATGGTCATGTTCGTCTCGAGTTTCTTATTCCCGCAAGAGGACTCCTTGGATACCGGAGTGAGTTTCTCTCCGATACGCGTGGAACGGGTCTTTTGACTCATACGTTCCATGGGTACGGGGAATACAAGGGAGATATTCCGGGCCGGAATAATGGTGCGCTCATTTCGATGGAAACGGGTGAGACGGTTGCCTATGCCCTGGAAAATGTTCAGGAACGCGGAGTTCTCTTCCTTGGAGCAGGGGTCCGTGTTTATGAGGGAATGGTGATTGGAGCGCATTCACGTCCGACGGATCTGGCTGTCAATCCCTGCAAGAAAAAACATCTGACGAACATCCGTTCGTCGACGGCTGAAGACGCCATTACCCTTACTCCTCCGCGTCATTTGAGCCTCGAGCAGACGCTTGAATTTCTGGAGGATGATGAACTTCTGGAGGTCACTCCGGAAAACCTCCGGATCCGAAAGAAACTCCTGACAGAAAACGAGCGCAAACGTTCATCCAAAAAATAGGGGGATCTGGATGCTCTGTCTGGAAAAAAAACGAACAGTGATGGTCCTTGCCTCAGTCTGCCTTTTTTTTCTGGGGTTTATTGGCATACCGCTTACAGGAGGAATGACCTTGGCGAACGCAGATGAAACAGCAAAACCGACTCTTCCTCCGGGAGAGTATGCGGAATTTGATACCTCGATGGGAACGATTATTTGTCAGCTTTTCCCCCAGTCAGCTCCCCACACAGTCGAAAATTTTGTGGGACTGGCGGAGGGCACCAAAGATTTTCAGGACCCTCAGTCGGGAAAAATGGTCAAGCGCCCTTTTTACGATGGACTCGTTTTCCATCGTGTCATCAAGAATTTTATGATTCAGGGAGGAGACCCCCTCGGAAATGGGACTGGCGGTCCAGGATATCAGTTTGACGATGAAATCGATGCTTCACGGGATTTTTCTCATAAAGGTGTGCTGGCGATGGCAAATGCCGGTCCGAATACAAATGGAAGCCAGTTTTTTATAACGGTGGCCCCGGCCCCATGGCTGAACGGCAATTATTCGATCTTCGGTCAGGTGGTTTCAGGGCAGTCCGTGGCGGATAAAATTTCCGAAGTTGCGACAGACCGCCGGGACCGTCCCCAGACTCCGGTTGTCATCCAGCACGTAAAAATCTTTCGGGTCAATCCCTGATCCGGAAGATGTGATGGGTGCAGAGACTTCGACGGAATCACCCAGAAACCCATCAGGGGACGCCATGGAAGTTCTTTTTATGGGAACAGGGGCGTCGACGGGCGTCCCTATGATTGGTTGCGATTGTTCTGTCTGCCAGTCTTCTGACCCAAAAAACGAGCGCACCCGCTCATCGATTATGGTCCGGGTGGACGGAAAAAATATTCTTGTAGACACCTCCCCTGATCTTCGTATCCAGTCTCTGAAAAATCACATCAAGCGTATCGATGCTGTCATTTTTACCCATCCCCACGCCGATCATATCCTGGGAATAGACGAGCTCCGGACGTTTAATTTTTGGCAGAAGGAAGAAATTCCAGTGTTTGCCGATCCGGAAACATTGGGAACTGTCATGAAGATGTTCCCCTATGCTTTTTCGGAGGAAAACCGGGGAGGGCTGACGCGGCCTCGTCTGGCTCCCAGGGAAATCGTGGGAGCCATGAAAATCAATGAAATTCAGGTGACTCCTTTTCCGGTCAAGCATGGCCCGGTTTATAATCACGCCCTGCGTCTTGATGATTTGGTGTATCTCACGGATTGCAACGAAGTATCGGACGAAGGCATGGAAGTGATGAAGGGAGTGGACACCCTCATCATCGGGGCGGTGCTTTA
The sequence above is drawn from the Leptospirillum ferriphilum ML-04 genome and encodes:
- the typA gene encoding translational GTPase TypA, whose translation is MENQTSTSLLHIRNLAIIAHVDHGKTTLVDKLLQQGNVFRANEQVEERVMDSNQLEKERGITILAKNTAVHYLDYKINIVDTPGHADFSGEVERILTMVDGVLLVVDAFDGPMPQTRFVLNKALSLGLKPIVVLNKIDRSDARPVEALNDVFNLFIELGATDEQMEFPVVYASAKKGFAMRDLAQTSENLIPLFETIISHIPPPEADLSGPFLMQVTSLEYDSYIGQMALGRVVRGKVSVGETIGRVVGGELKEKGKIKKLLSFEGLKKVEVETVQAGDIVLLAAFPDLRIGEVLSDVNTIGELPPIEIGEPTISMEFLVNNSPFAGQEGKFVTSRNLRDRLFREIKSNVALRVEETDSPDSFKVSGRGELHLGILIETMRREGYEFQVSRPKVLFRGEGAQRQEPYEYLVIDVAEEYVGTVIEKLGPRKGEMLNMAPQKDGHVRLEFLIPARGLLGYRSEFLSDTRGTGLLTHTFHGYGEYKGDIPGRNNGALISMETGETVAYALENVQERGVLFLGAGVRVYEGMVIGAHSRPTDLAVNPCKKKHLTNIRSSTAEDAITLTPPRHLSLEQTLEFLEDDELLEVTPENLRIRKKLLTENERKRSSKK
- a CDS encoding peptidylprolyl isomerase, whose product is MTLANADETAKPTLPPGEYAEFDTSMGTIICQLFPQSAPHTVENFVGLAEGTKDFQDPQSGKMVKRPFYDGLVFHRVIKNFMIQGGDPLGNGTGGPGYQFDDEIDASRDFSHKGVLAMANAGPNTNGSQFFITVAPAPWLNGNYSIFGQVVSGQSVADKISEVATDRRDRPQTPVVIQHVKIFRVNP
- a CDS encoding MBL fold metallo-hydrolase — its product is MGAETSTESPRNPSGDAMEVLFMGTGASTGVPMIGCDCSVCQSSDPKNERTRSSIMVRVDGKNILVDTSPDLRIQSLKNHIKRIDAVIFTHPHADHILGIDELRTFNFWQKEEIPVFADPETLGTVMKMFPYAFSEENRGGLTRPRLAPREIVGAMKINEIQVTPFPVKHGPVYNHALRLDDLVYLTDCNEVSDEGMEVMKGVDTLIIGAVLYEPHASHFGIWQALDLIERVQPRQAFLTHLSHRIDYNELTTRLPSGVQAAFDGLTVSLPRRKIPVAS